A genomic segment from Alteribacillus bidgolensis encodes:
- a CDS encoding UDP-N-acetylmuramoyl-tripeptide--D-alanyl-D-alanine ligase, producing the protein MASKIPKIPAIGVTGSAGKSTTTAFIYSIFKTKWKHVLKTRGNRNLPKHTKRYVQQIRPSHDAVILEMGLGREAGKYHFRYLKPNFGVITNVGTAHYGKLGNSIKATAKKKSAMAKYMNPKGTLLINKDDKNSKLLSTKKFKGQLVTVGIKKRAHYQAKNIKYSKNGVSFSVRLNRKTERFFIPTFGDHNVINALFAIAIAHRLRFSPRQMRLGLKRFKPPRRRLNVISLPKKSLLIDDTFNANPQSVKAATDVLVKLGKRKKKIAVVGSMLELGSYSRKGHHKVGKYLARKRMDRIFVFGVKAKQIKRAAISRGYPSKRIYAYTDRYQLHNKLKNYVSPNTIILVKGSHRMRMRDTAEFVAEYNLKKYGKNR; encoded by the coding sequence ATGGCATCCAAGATTCCTAAAATTCCTGCCATTGGAGTGACAGGAAGTGCTGGAAAATCAACAACCACTGCTTTTATTTATTCTATTTTTAAAACAAAGTGGAAGCATGTATTAAAAACACGTGGAAACCGTAACCTGCCTAAGCATACTAAACGATATGTGCAACAGATTAGGCCTTCTCATGATGCAGTCATTTTGGAAATGGGATTAGGCAGAGAAGCAGGGAAGTACCACTTTCGTTATCTCAAACCTAATTTTGGAGTCATCACAAATGTCGGAACCGCCCATTATGGAAAATTAGGAAACAGTATCAAAGCAACAGCCAAAAAAAAATCGGCAATGGCTAAATATATGAATCCTAAAGGGACATTACTGATCAATAAAGATGACAAAAACTCTAAACTTCTCTCTACCAAAAAATTTAAAGGCCAGCTAGTGACAGTAGGAATAAAAAAACGTGCTCACTACCAAGCAAAAAATATTAAGTATTCAAAAAACGGTGTCTCTTTCAGCGTTCGTTTAAACAGAAAAACAGAACGCTTTTTCATCCCGACATTCGGTGATCACAATGTGATTAATGCGTTGTTTGCGATTGCGATCGCACATCGGCTCCGGTTTTCTCCAAGGCAAATGAGATTGGGGTTAAAAAGATTTAAACCTCCAAGAAGACGGTTAAATGTTATTTCATTACCTAAAAAATCTCTTTTAATCGATGACACGTTTAATGCAAATCCCCAATCAGTAAAAGCAGCTACGGATGTACTAGTAAAGCTGGGCAAACGCAAGAAAAAAATAGCCGTCGTTGGAAGTATGCTGGAATTAGGGAGTTATTCAAGGAAAGGACATCATAAAGTAGGTAAATATTTAGCACGAAAAAGAATGGATAGGATATTCGTATTTGGAGTGAAAGCAAAGCAGATAAAAAGAGCAGCTATTTCTAGAGGCTATCCTTCTAAAAGAATTTATGCCTATACTGATCGTTACCAATTACACAATAAGTTAAAAAATTATGTCTCTCCGAACACCATCATATTAGTTAAAGGATCACACCGCATGAGAATGCGGGACACGGCCGAATTTGTCGCAGAATACAATTTGAAAAAATATGGAAAGAATCGATAG
- the ddlA gene encoding D-alanine--D-alanine ligase produces MKQKVGLLFGGKSTEHQVSLQSAKSVYEAIDKDKYDVLLIGIDKNGNWNLYNNLDTCLLNINNPNKIALRKSDKRLAFFPGKKRYSLFEWPSAAPFGKIDVIFPLVHGGTGEDGSMQGLLQLADIPFVGPGVLSSAVCMDKDIAKRLLRDAGLSVAHSFTFTREMKNTIQFNKLKAKLGTPLFIKPADQGSSVGISQVETANEFYQGVNQAFHYTNKIIVEETIAGRELECAVLGNDFPIASLPGEVSKKQSFYSYEAKYINEDGAQLMIPADLNDSTIQKIKKEAVKAFKALHGEGMARVDFFLTKENRLVINEINTLPGFTNRSMYPKLWEASGLSTRELINTLIQLALERQKNNDTLKS; encoded by the coding sequence ATGAAACAAAAAGTAGGGTTGCTTTTTGGTGGAAAATCCACGGAACATCAGGTTTCTTTACAATCAGCAAAGAGTGTCTATGAAGCCATCGATAAAGATAAATATGACGTTCTTCTGATAGGAATAGATAAAAACGGAAATTGGAACCTTTATAATAATCTAGACACATGTCTATTAAATATAAATAATCCAAATAAGATTGCATTAAGAAAATCCGACAAACGCCTTGCGTTTTTCCCTGGAAAAAAACGCTATTCCCTTTTTGAATGGCCAAGTGCTGCTCCGTTCGGAAAAATAGATGTCATTTTTCCGTTAGTTCATGGAGGTACAGGCGAAGATGGCAGTATGCAAGGATTATTGCAGTTAGCGGATATACCGTTTGTAGGTCCTGGTGTTTTAAGTTCTGCTGTTTGCATGGATAAAGATATCGCAAAACGCCTGCTTCGTGATGCAGGATTAAGCGTCGCTCATTCCTTTACTTTTACAAGAGAGATGAAAAATACAATCCAATTCAATAAATTGAAAGCAAAATTAGGAACACCATTGTTTATTAAACCTGCTGATCAAGGGTCCTCTGTAGGGATCAGCCAAGTCGAAACAGCAAACGAATTCTATCAAGGAGTAAATCAAGCTTTTCATTATACCAACAAAATTATCGTGGAAGAAACGATAGCAGGAAGAGAACTAGAATGCGCCGTGTTAGGGAACGATTTCCCCATTGCATCTCTGCCGGGAGAAGTTTCAAAAAAGCAATCATTCTACTCTTATGAAGCAAAATATATCAATGAAGATGGTGCTCAATTGATGATCCCTGCAGATCTTAATGATAGCACCATCCAAAAAATTAAAAAAGAAGCGGTAAAAGCATTTAAAGCTTTGCATGGTGAAGGAATGGCAAGGGTCGATTTTTTCCTCACCAAGGAAAATAGATTGGTTATTAATGAGATCAACACCCTCCCTGGCTTTACTAACCGGAGTATGTATCCAAAATTATGGGAGGCAAGCGGTCTTTCCACTCGTGAACTTATTAATACCCTTATTCAATTAGCATTGGAAAGACAAAAAAATAACGACACATTAAAAAGCTAA
- a CDS encoding tripartite tricarboxylate transporter substrate binding protein, with product MQLTMVNGVVVRADSEYEDAKDLIEDAVENPEEINIGTSVGAFTHFQLLDIQEKTDAKFNLVDAGDFSERNAALLGGQLDVIPIQLGLVNDYLESGDMKALGVLSEERLEYFPEVPTFKELGIDSTFEKFFFMGFPPETPDDIVNTFTQAVEKATKNEEYIEKAKGYGMEPEYMNPEEAENLMEERQQLYTEINKSNE from the coding sequence GTGCAATTGACCATGGTAAATGGTGTGGTGGTACGAGCAGATTCTGAATATGAAGATGCTAAAGATCTAATAGAAGATGCGGTTGAGAATCCTGAAGAAATTAATATAGGTACTTCTGTTGGTGCCTTTACTCATTTTCAACTACTAGATATACAAGAAAAAACAGATGCTAAATTTAATCTTGTAGATGCTGGTGATTTCTCAGAAAGAAACGCTGCTCTCCTTGGAGGACAGTTGGATGTCATTCCAATTCAACTGGGATTAGTAAATGATTATCTGGAATCTGGTGATATGAAAGCTTTAGGGGTACTTTCCGAAGAAAGATTAGAGTACTTTCCAGAGGTTCCTACTTTCAAAGAATTAGGTATAGATTCAACGTTTGAAAAGTTCTTTTTCATGGGATTCCCACCTGAAACACCAGATGACATTGTAAATACTTTTACACAAGCAGTCGAAAAGGCAACGAAAAATGAAGAGTATATAGAAAAAGCTAAAGGCTATGGGATGGAGCCAGAATATATGAACCCAGAAGAGGCAGAAAATCTTATGGAAGAAAGGCAGCAATTATATACAGAAATTAATAAAAGTAATGAGTAA
- a CDS encoding tripartite tricarboxylate transporter substrate-binding protein, with translation MIDLFEKRTGYLIAIFAMVAFLAACSESSSTDNSSANTSDTEEEKKEAASGYPEKSIEMVVPASAGGDTDRNARLLAEYLKDELGVSIVVQNVTGSSGSVGAQELLKSDPDGYRVLFFHNNILINNILGLTENKYSDFKIAGISAIDHGKWCGGTSRF, from the coding sequence ATGATTGACCTTTTTGAAAAAAGAACTGGGTACTTGATTGCTATATTTGCCATGGTTGCTTTTTTGGCTGCTTGTAGTGAATCTAGTTCAACCGATAACAGCTCCGCTAATACTTCTGATACTGAAGAGGAGAAAAAAGAGGCGGCATCGGGATATCCTGAAAAATCAATAGAAATGGTAGTTCCTGCATCAGCAGGAGGAGATACTGATCGTAATGCACGTCTTTTAGCAGAATATCTTAAAGATGAATTAGGTGTTTCCATTGTCGTACAAAATGTAACTGGTTCTAGTGGGAGTGTAGGAGCGCAAGAACTTCTTAAGTCAGACCCTGATGGATATAGAGTTTTATTCTTCCATAATAATATTTTAATTAATAACATTCTAGGTTTGACGGAGAACAAATACTCAGACTTTAAAATAGCTGGAATAAGTGCAATTGACCATGGTAAATGGTGTGGTGGTACGAGCAGATTCTGA
- a CDS encoding tripartite tricarboxylate transporter permease: protein MFSFLGGLLSIAALILIAPPLAEIALRFGPMEYFSITMFALTLISSLSEGSIIKGMLSALLGISVAMVGSAPIDAYARFTFGMDQLNAGFNLLPALIGLFAVSEIIKISENKINSLSKKISIDKVKGFGFSLKEFANQFWNFLRSSFIGIGIGILLGIGGGTGNIVAYATAKNQSKTPEKFGKGTPEGVVASESANNAAVGGALVPLMALGIPGDTVTAMLIGGLVIHGIQPGPLFFSQNTDIVYGIFAALIIANIAMIIFLFYGMKIFIKILSIPRHLLLPIIIVLCAVGAFAENNRVFDMGALLFFGILGYVLIKLKFPITPVILGFILGPIAETNLRRGLMATQGDFLPFLISPIPLLFWSIALLTVVLKAWKNYRGKGDVLYD from the coding sequence GTGTTTTCCTTTTTAGGAGGGCTGCTGAGTATTGCAGCACTAATTTTGATAGCGCCTCCACTTGCGGAAATTGCTTTACGTTTTGGCCCTATGGAATACTTTTCCATTACCATGTTTGCCTTAACACTAATCTCTAGCTTATCCGAGGGCTCAATTATCAAAGGTATGTTAAGTGCTTTATTAGGTATATCCGTTGCGATGGTAGGATCTGCACCAATAGATGCCTATGCTCGTTTTACCTTTGGAATGGATCAATTAAACGCTGGGTTCAACTTACTTCCAGCTCTTATTGGGCTTTTTGCTGTCAGTGAAATAATCAAAATATCAGAAAATAAAATCAATTCATTGTCAAAAAAAATTTCGATTGATAAAGTAAAAGGCTTTGGATTTTCTTTAAAAGAGTTTGCTAACCAATTTTGGAACTTCTTGCGCTCGAGTTTTATAGGTATTGGAATAGGGATTCTACTTGGAATCGGTGGTGGTACAGGTAATATTGTGGCATATGCCACGGCCAAAAATCAGTCTAAAACACCTGAGAAATTCGGCAAGGGAACTCCAGAAGGGGTAGTAGCATCTGAAAGTGCTAATAATGCAGCCGTTGGCGGCGCACTAGTGCCTCTTATGGCTCTAGGAATTCCAGGGGATACGGTAACAGCAATGCTTATTGGTGGTCTTGTTATACATGGCATTCAACCAGGACCGTTATTTTTCTCTCAAAATACTGATATCGTTTATGGGATTTTCGCCGCCTTAATTATTGCTAATATAGCCATGATCATCTTTCTGTTTTATGGAATGAAGATTTTTATTAAAATTTTGAGCATCCCTAGACATCTGTTGTTACCGATTATCATTGTACTTTGTGCAGTTGGTGCTTTTGCAGAAAATAATAGAGTATTCGACATGGGGGCATTACTATTTTTCGGTATTTTAGGATACGTATTAATCAAACTAAAATTTCCAATCACCCCTGTGATTTTAGGATTTATATTAGGCCCAATAGCAGAAACAAATTTAAGAAGAGGGTTAATGGCTACACAAGGAGACTTTTTACCATTTTTAATAAGTCCTATTCCTTTATTATTTTGGAGCATCGCATTACTCACTGTTGTTTTAAAGGCTTGGAAAAACTACAGAGGAAAAGGAGATGTTTTATATGATTGA
- a CDS encoding peptidoglycan-binding domain-containing protein — MFTFRRLNRYMSILLAWVVLASPTVGEAAFGDQNLYKGMQHDDVVVLQDQLKSIGLFQYHTSTGYFGPITYQAVIDFQQEQNIDVDGIVGPETFSALKNRQTTIESNQILHLGSRGQSVVNLQNRLKLMGFYPSKVDGIYGPITKQAVIDFQKDHELLVDGIAGPQTLKTIEDLREKEKEEANENAGQRLTGEALD; from the coding sequence GTGTTTACATTCCGGAGATTAAATCGTTACATGTCCATACTACTGGCTTGGGTCGTTCTAGCTTCCCCTACAGTTGGTGAAGCAGCGTTTGGAGATCAAAATTTGTATAAAGGTATGCAACACGATGATGTTGTTGTATTACAGGATCAACTTAAATCCATCGGTTTATTTCAATATCATACATCCACAGGATACTTTGGACCAATTACATACCAAGCTGTAATAGACTTTCAGCAAGAACAAAACATTGATGTGGATGGAATAGTTGGTCCGGAAACTTTTTCTGCTTTGAAAAATCGCCAAACTACGATTGAGTCTAATCAAATATTACATTTAGGAAGCAGAGGACAATCTGTTGTTAACCTTCAGAATCGTTTGAAACTTATGGGGTTCTATCCATCTAAAGTAGACGGTATATATGGTCCGATTACGAAACAAGCAGTCATTGATTTTCAGAAGGATCATGAGTTATTAGTTGATGGGATCGCCGGCCCACAAACGCTCAAAACAATTGAAGACCTAAGAGAAAAAGAAAAAGAGGAAGCAAATGAAAATGCTGGACAACGATTAACGGGAGAAGCGCTTGATTAA
- a CDS encoding BglG family transcription antiterminator, whose translation MVLDKRRTFILNQMYHNNGIVNMKLLKNKLGVSQRTIYYDLDQINCWLECKGLKPIQKARGKGFYLTVDTCKELPSRLTLKNQWEYRFSQKERIQIILLMLVTRSTSLQELMDTTQVSRGTMFRDLKKASKELEYFEMKLTYEKRSGYQIIGQEQKKHQLMSNVISYILTAKDSPHLNEKLHDILYPSSNNNDDRLKPFLKKELASIEKTLNVSFTENVIQYLVLQIMIAIKQKNRSVSHEIDKEEIQILQKTKAYQSIEKLNDSLQEQEFGSIPSHEMLLLTMQLLGSRVHHEHITGTCTKEMSQLQMVVKKIIDDFQLIGCLIFADRKQLEENLFTHLKPAFYRLKYDISTNNHYLEEIQKHYPDVFYLTKRSLSHLESFIGKDIPDEEAAYIAMHFGGWLRRENQNTAKKYKAMVVCENGIAASGMLRSQLETLLPDIMILHTVSIREYNQSDYQVDIVFSTSYIKQKQAPVIYVPALLIDKDRENIVHQVKTILESINPVDQEVSLLMAMIEEHATIHQPGVLKEKLAQCIGNQYSLTKETYKPMLDELLTQDMIQLEEAVTSWEEAIRVSAAPLLKNESINQRYVEAMIHNVYENGPYVVISPNIAIPHARPEQGVNRLGMSFLRLKKPVAFSDQAKHQASLVIVLAAIDNETHLKALSQLTEMLSEPGNTDRLIQSADADDILAIVKQYSLN comes from the coding sequence ATGGTACTAGATAAAAGGAGAACCTTTATTTTAAATCAGATGTACCACAACAATGGCATCGTTAATATGAAACTGCTTAAGAACAAATTAGGCGTCTCTCAGAGAACAATTTATTATGATTTGGACCAAATTAACTGCTGGTTGGAATGCAAAGGACTTAAACCTATACAAAAAGCACGTGGAAAAGGATTTTATTTAACAGTTGATACCTGTAAAGAGCTGCCTTCGCGATTAACGTTGAAAAACCAATGGGAGTACCGATTCTCTCAAAAGGAGCGCATTCAGATTATTCTCCTCATGTTGGTTACACGTTCTACCTCCTTACAAGAACTTATGGACACAACACAAGTGAGTCGTGGTACGATGTTTCGCGATCTCAAAAAAGCGAGCAAAGAGCTGGAATATTTTGAGATGAAGTTAACTTATGAGAAACGATCCGGCTATCAAATCATTGGTCAAGAACAAAAAAAGCACCAGTTGATGTCAAACGTAATCAGTTATATCCTTACTGCTAAAGATTCACCTCATCTAAACGAAAAGCTGCATGACATACTGTATCCATCATCAAATAACAATGATGATCGTTTAAAACCTTTTTTAAAAAAAGAACTAGCCTCGATCGAAAAAACATTAAACGTATCTTTTACAGAAAATGTGATACAGTACTTAGTTCTGCAAATAATGATTGCCATCAAACAAAAAAATCGTTCTGTATCACATGAGATCGATAAGGAAGAGATCCAAATCTTGCAAAAAACCAAAGCATACCAATCGATCGAAAAGCTAAATGATTCGTTGCAAGAGCAAGAGTTTGGCTCTATCCCTTCTCACGAAATGCTTTTACTGACCATGCAGCTTCTTGGTTCGCGCGTCCATCACGAACACATAACAGGAACATGTACGAAAGAAATGAGCCAACTTCAAATGGTAGTTAAAAAAATCATTGATGATTTTCAGCTGATTGGGTGTCTGATTTTTGCAGACCGTAAACAACTAGAAGAGAATTTATTCACGCATTTAAAACCAGCTTTTTACCGATTGAAATATGATATTTCCACCAATAACCATTATTTAGAGGAGATTCAAAAGCATTATCCGGATGTTTTCTATTTAACAAAGCGATCCCTTTCTCACCTGGAATCATTTATAGGTAAAGACATTCCAGATGAGGAAGCAGCCTATATAGCCATGCATTTCGGGGGATGGCTCCGTCGTGAAAATCAGAACACTGCTAAAAAATACAAAGCAATGGTTGTTTGTGAAAACGGTATTGCTGCTTCCGGTATGCTTCGCTCACAACTGGAAACATTACTTCCTGACATTATGATCCTCCACACCGTTTCCATCCGAGAATATAATCAATCAGACTATCAAGTTGATATCGTCTTTTCTACCTCTTATATAAAACAAAAGCAAGCTCCGGTTATATATGTTCCTGCTCTTTTGATTGATAAAGATCGTGAAAACATCGTCCATCAGGTAAAGACCATATTAGAATCTATAAACCCTGTAGATCAGGAAGTCTCATTGCTTATGGCGATGATTGAAGAACATGCCACCATTCATCAACCAGGAGTACTAAAAGAAAAGCTTGCACAATGTATTGGAAATCAATATTCACTCACAAAGGAGACGTACAAACCTATGCTAGATGAGTTACTCACACAAGACATGATCCAATTGGAAGAGGCGGTGACAAGCTGGGAAGAAGCGATTCGTGTATCCGCAGCCCCACTTCTTAAAAATGAAAGCATAAACCAACGTTATGTCGAAGCCATGATCCATAATGTCTATGAAAATGGCCCTTATGTTGTCATCTCTCCGAATATTGCGATTCCACATGCAAGGCCAGAACAAGGTGTCAATCGTTTAGGAATGAGTTTTCTACGTTTAAAAAAACCCGTTGCCTTCTCCGACCAAGCGAAACACCAGGCTTCTCTTGTCATTGTGTTAGCTGCAATTGATAATGAAACACACTTAAAAGCATTATCTCAATTAACAGAGATGCTTTCTGAACCAGGTAATACCGATCGCTTGATTCAGTCAGCGGACGCTGATGATATCTTAGCGATCGTCAAACAATATTCTTTAAACTAA
- a CDS encoding PTS sugar transporter subunit IIB: MKKILVVCGNGLGSSMIVEMNVKNILKDMNVEAEVSHTDLTTAKTEHADLYIGSAEILGNIDDGSRNIALLNNLLDKDELRQALENNFK; encoded by the coding sequence ATGAAAAAGATATTAGTTGTATGTGGAAATGGCTTGGGAAGCTCGATGATCGTAGAGATGAATGTAAAAAACATTTTAAAAGATATGAATGTGGAGGCAGAGGTTTCGCACACCGATTTAACTACGGCTAAAACAGAACATGCAGACCTTTACATTGGATCGGCGGAGATTCTCGGTAATATCGATGATGGCAGTCGTAATATTGCTCTTTTAAACAATCTATTAGATAAAGATGAACTTCGCCAAGCATTAGAAAACAATTTTAAATAA
- a CDS encoding PTS ascorbate transporter subunit IIC codes for MVDLIMNDLLGTPEILVGLFALIGLLAQRKAIADVISGTLKTVLGFVILGAGATVIIGSLDQFSSMFTHAFNVSGVIPNNEAIVAVAQDTFGTETAMIMLFGMITNIILARLTPFKYIFLTGHHVMFMACLISVILTTGGMSGIPMIALGAIILGSLMVLSPALLQPYTKEVTQSDDIAVGHFGSIGYFAAGFIGKRVGNKSKSTEEIKVPKSLGFLRDTTVAVSLTMVVLFIALGLFVGPTFIEAELSEGQNFLIFSFMQGLTFAAGVYVILTGVRMLLGEIVPAFKGIADKIVPNAKPALDCPAVFPFANNAVIIGFIFSFIAGLVSMLLLPLFGLAVIIPGLVPHFFTGAAAGVFGNATGGRRGAIIGSIANGVMISFLPALLLPVLGTLGFQSTTFGDADFGVVGLVFGSLIALIPSNVFFTIIVLAILAVLFALGWKLRKERKEDNKKIA; via the coding sequence ATGGTCGACCTTATTATGAATGACCTTTTAGGGACACCGGAAATTTTAGTAGGGTTATTTGCGCTAATTGGCCTTTTAGCCCAACGAAAAGCGATCGCTGACGTTATATCCGGTACACTTAAAACCGTGCTCGGATTTGTGATTTTGGGCGCAGGTGCTACCGTCATTATTGGCTCACTAGATCAATTTAGCAGTATGTTCACCCACGCTTTTAACGTCAGTGGGGTCATACCAAACAATGAAGCTATTGTTGCTGTTGCTCAAGATACGTTTGGCACTGAAACAGCAATGATCATGTTATTTGGGATGATTACAAATATTATTCTAGCTCGCCTTACACCATTTAAATATATATTCCTTACCGGGCATCATGTGATGTTTATGGCTTGCTTAATCTCAGTTATTTTGACGACTGGCGGGATGTCCGGTATACCGATGATCGCCCTTGGTGCTATTATACTTGGTTCTTTGATGGTTCTCTCTCCGGCTCTATTACAGCCATACACAAAAGAGGTCACACAATCTGATGACATTGCTGTTGGACATTTTGGTTCCATTGGCTACTTTGCTGCTGGCTTTATCGGAAAACGTGTTGGCAATAAATCCAAATCGACAGAAGAAATTAAAGTACCAAAATCGCTCGGATTTCTTCGTGACACAACGGTGGCTGTCTCACTGACAATGGTAGTTCTTTTTATTGCCCTTGGCTTATTTGTTGGACCAACTTTTATCGAAGCTGAACTGAGCGAAGGCCAAAATTTTCTTATTTTCTCATTTATGCAAGGGCTTACGTTTGCCGCTGGCGTCTACGTGATTTTGACCGGGGTCCGTATGCTGCTTGGTGAAATTGTACCGGCTTTTAAAGGGATTGCTGACAAAATTGTTCCGAATGCAAAACCAGCCTTGGACTGTCCAGCCGTCTTCCCTTTTGCCAATAACGCTGTCATTATCGGTTTTATATTCAGTTTTATTGCAGGCCTAGTAAGCATGCTTTTGCTTCCGTTATTCGGTTTAGCCGTTATCATACCTGGTCTAGTTCCTCACTTCTTTACCGGTGCTGCTGCCGGTGTATTCGGAAATGCGACCGGCGGCCGCAGAGGAGCTATCATTGGCTCCATCGCAAACGGTGTGATGATCAGCTTCCTGCCCGCTTTACTGTTGCCCGTTCTTGGCACGTTGGGCTTCCAAAGCACAACATTTGGAGATGCTGACTTTGGCGTTGTTGGTCTCGTATTTGGAAGTTTAATAGCATTAATACCATCAAATGTTTTCTTTACGATTATTGTGCTAGCTATTCTCGCAGTACTATTCGCATTGGGTTGGAAATTACGAAAAGAAAGGAAAGAAGATAACAAAAAGATTGCTTAA
- a CDS encoding DoxX family protein: MVSKQEIGALILRIVLGLIFFIHGLDKFQGGISNTVGFFESIGVPGFLAYIVAVIELIGGLLLILGLGTKIVSILFVFIMIGAMFTVKFSAGFLDGFEFDLALLAMSVYVLLANRMAFSLENIFFQSKQGYRKRAEV, from the coding sequence ATGGTAAGCAAACAAGAGATAGGAGCTCTCATCTTAAGAATTGTTTTAGGTCTCATATTTTTCATTCATGGTCTGGATAAATTTCAAGGAGGAATCAGCAATACCGTTGGTTTCTTTGAAAGTATTGGTGTTCCTGGATTTTTAGCTTATATTGTTGCTGTTATTGAGCTTATTGGCGGTCTACTATTGATACTAGGTTTGGGGACGAAAATAGTATCCATTTTATTCGTCTTTATTATGATAGGTGCTATGTTTACGGTAAAATTTTCAGCAGGATTTTTGGATGGATTTGAATTTGATTTAGCACTATTAGCGATGTCTGTTTATGTTTTATTGGCAAACAGAATGGCCTTTTCACTAGAGAACATCTTTTTTCAGTCAAAACAAGGCTATCGTAAACGAGCTGAAGTATAA
- a CDS encoding abortive infection system antitoxin AbiGi family protein → MQRYYSNIYWHFTGSPSDVDWKKIKKPKELKDYPPKTIKDTYETLETILLSKTLKATSAEKVSSTEETAPFCCVCDIPLKDLDYHMKYYGKIAIGFNHKAIHGNFNPVLYIDPEHMPYINHSVSLEDGSKSLINLIKHTNFGVERGESFYGEREWRYIGDYRFNESDVEVIIVPKDFKDKLIHFLEQNHYDDTTVLTWELIQLL, encoded by the coding sequence ATGCAAAGATACTACTCCAACATATATTGGCATTTTACAGGCAGTCCAAGTGATGTGGATTGGAAAAAAATTAAAAAGCCAAAAGAATTAAAAGATTATCCGCCAAAAACGATTAAAGACACGTACGAAACATTAGAAACAATTCTTTTATCCAAAACGTTAAAAGCAACAAGTGCGGAGAAAGTTTCCTCTACAGAAGAAACCGCACCATTTTGCTGCGTTTGTGATATCCCATTAAAAGATTTAGATTATCATATGAAGTATTATGGAAAAATAGCGATCGGCTTTAACCATAAGGCGATTCACGGAAACTTTAATCCGGTTTTATATATAGACCCCGAACATATGCCTTATATAAATCACTCCGTATCACTAGAAGACGGAAGCAAAAGCCTGATAAATTTAATCAAACATACGAATTTCGGCGTGGAGCGAGGTGAATCCTTTTACGGAGAAAGAGAATGGCGGTATATAGGAGATTACCGATTTAACGAATCGGATGTCGAAGTAATTATTGTTCCAAAAGATTTTAAAGACAAGTTAATACACTTTCTTGAGCAGAACCATTACGACGACACGACGGTTCTCACGTGGGAACTCATACAACTACTATAG